TGGCGGCGCAGAGCTGGTGATCACGGCCACCCAGCTGCGCCGCTGGCAACAGCGGGTGCATGCCTTCCAGGCACCGCTGTTTACGCCCACACCCCCGGAGGCGCTGCAAGGTGCCCTGTTCGAGGCGGTCCAGGATCCGCTCGCGAGCTTTGACCCCCTGCAGCTCAAACCGTTACCGCTCAGTTTCTGGCGCTGGCCGGAAGGCCCCCATCAAGGCGCAGCGCTTTACCTGGTAATGGACCGGCCTGCCGATCTCGAACACCCCCTGCTGCTCTACATCGGTGAAACGATCGCTGCCGATCGTCGCTGGAAGGGGGAGCACGACTGCAAGGCCTACCTGGCCGCTTACCAGGAAGCCTGCATGGCCTGTGGTCTGCGCTGCAGCACCAGCATCCGCTTCTGGGGCGATGTGCCCACGGCCACCCGAGCCCGCCGGCAGCTGGAGCAGACCCTGATCCGGCGCTGGCAACCGCCCTTCAACAAGGAAACGCGCGAGCGCTGGGCCACACCCTTCCATGCGGGCTGAGGGTGGCTTCTAGCATCGCTGCAGGCATCGGCTCCCCATGAAGATCTCCCTCTCTCCGGCCACCCTTGAGGCCTGGAGCGGTTCCGTTCTGGCCCTTGGCATCCCTGAGAACGACCCCCAGGGCCTGGTGGCGGCCATGGAGCAGCGCTTCAGCCTGCAACTCAGCGGCTGGCTGAAGCAGAAACCCTTCAGCGGCAAGCCCGGCGACTGCGTCAGCCTGCCCCTATTGCGCAGCGACTGCACAGCCCTTGTGCTGGTTGGCCTGGGAGAGGCCTCCAGCGTTGATCGCGACCGCCTGCGCCTTGCTGCAGCCGCCGCGGCCAGGGCTGCGCAGGGGCAAGGGGGCACCCTGGGCCTGCTGCTCCCCTGGAGCAGCGACAGCCCCGAAGAGGATGCCGCCGCCGCTGCCGAAGCGGTGCGTCTGGCGCTTTACAGCGACGAGCGCTTCCGCAGCAAGCCCGAACCCAGCCCCAAACCCGACCAGCTTGAGCTGCTGGGACCTCTGCCCGGAGGCTTTTCTCAAGGCCTGGAAGCCGTGCATCCGGTGTGCGCCGGCGTGGAACTGGCCCGCGAGCTGGTTGCCGCCCCTCCCAACAGCGTCACCCCAACGGAACTGGCACGCACCGCCAGCCACCTGGCCCATGAACACGGCTTGGAGCTCACCATCCTCGAGCGCTCCGACTGCGAGGAGCGCGGCATGGGCTCCTTCCTCTCGGTGTGCCAAGGGTCGGACATGGACCCCAAATTCATCCACCTCACCTACCGCCCCAACGGCGAAGCAAGCAAGCGGCTGGTGCTGGTGGGTAAAGGGCTCACCTTCGATTCAGGCGGATACAACCTCAAGGTGGGCGCCGCCCAGATCGACATGATGAAATTCGACATGGGGGGCAGCGCCGCTGTGTTCGGCGCCATGCGGGCGATCGCCGAACTGCGTCCTGCCGGCGTGGAGGTGCACATGCTGGTGGCCTCCTGCGAAAACATGATCAATGGCTCCGCCGTGCACCCCGGCGACATCGTTACCGCTTCCAACGGCACCACAATCGAGATCAACAACACCGATGCCGAAGGGCGGCTGACCCTCGCCGACGCCCTCGTGTATGCCTGCAAGCTCAAACCCGACGCCATCGTTGATCTGGCCACGCTCACGGGTGCCTGTGTAATTGCACTTGGCGATGAAATCGCCGGCCTCTGGAGCGGCGATGACAACCTCTCCTCCCAGTTGGAGCTGGCCGCCCAATCCGCCGGCGAGGGACTGTGGCGCATGCCCCTGCACAGCTCTTACCGCAAAGGGCTCAAATCCCTGCTGGCGGACATGAAAAACACCGGCCCCCGGCCGGGTGGTTCGATCACAGCCGCCCTGTTCCTCAAGGAGTTTGTGGATGCCGGCATTCCCTGGGCCCACATCGATATCGCTGGCACGGTCTGGAGCGACAAGGGCCGGGGGCTGGATCCATCGGGAGCCACCGGCTACGGAGTTCGCACTCTGGTGAACTGGGTCCGCAGCCAGGCAGGCA
The sequence above is a segment of the Synechococcus sp. PROS-7-1 genome. Coding sequences within it:
- a CDS encoding GIY-YIG nuclease family protein, which produces MAEAPRQGDLFAGASQASAAGGGAELVITATQLRRWQQRVHAFQAPLFTPTPPEALQGALFEAVQDPLASFDPLQLKPLPLSFWRWPEGPHQGAALYLVMDRPADLEHPLLLYIGETIAADRRWKGEHDCKAYLAAYQEACMACGLRCSTSIRFWGDVPTATRARRQLEQTLIRRWQPPFNKETRERWATPFHAG
- a CDS encoding leucyl aminopeptidase, with translation MKISLSPATLEAWSGSVLALGIPENDPQGLVAAMEQRFSLQLSGWLKQKPFSGKPGDCVSLPLLRSDCTALVLVGLGEASSVDRDRLRLAAAAAARAAQGQGGTLGLLLPWSSDSPEEDAAAAAEAVRLALYSDERFRSKPEPSPKPDQLELLGPLPGGFSQGLEAVHPVCAGVELARELVAAPPNSVTPTELARTASHLAHEHGLELTILERSDCEERGMGSFLSVCQGSDMDPKFIHLTYRPNGEASKRLVLVGKGLTFDSGGYNLKVGAAQIDMMKFDMGGSAAVFGAMRAIAELRPAGVEVHMLVASCENMINGSAVHPGDIVTASNGTTIEINNTDAEGRLTLADALVYACKLKPDAIVDLATLTGACVIALGDEIAGLWSGDDNLSSQLELAAQSAGEGLWRMPLHSSYRKGLKSLLADMKNTGPRPGGSITAALFLKEFVDAGIPWAHIDIAGTVWSDKGRGLDPSGATGYGVRTLVNWVRSQAGTTTT